A single Dermacentor albipictus isolate Rhodes 1998 colony chromosome 3, USDA_Dalb.pri_finalv2, whole genome shotgun sequence DNA region contains:
- the LOC135912968 gene encoding zinc finger protein 862-like — MPSIAISSQVKEAEVRMAMFVAEHNLPFTVMDHLPKLVKKICPDSDIAKQIACSRTKTSVITKVVTGEESKSRLWRLLREKKFSVMVDESTDVSCHKHLCVVTRVFEKDKVTDAFFDLIPVTDVSATGLYSALTGTFQRARVPYKDNLVGFAADGASVMMGSKHSVMVLLKKEIPGLFILKCTCHSFHLCASYACSKLPRVVEDLVRDVYSYFNSSPKRGGTLKKFQALLELKPHKLLHPSQTRWLSLLAAVDRFLEQYDALEAYFASAVSTDRLLASETIYQRLQDPLNKLFLMFLSFVLPLFNNLNKQMQSDPPQLHKLLRSADACVRTIMDCYLKRSCTQGVEVAKVEFKNPKCFVSLEDMYVGGQATALLSSRECSVTTEQRQFFRLRCLDFFIESVDQVLKRIPFQEPVLKHLELLDPTVSMTGKAASLAPLAQAFPNLVSGKALQSLDTEWRYLRNADIPTSEDTSLHEFWAVVFTQKHCDGSAAFSALTEFVTAMLCLPHSSAAVERVFSAVNNLKTKLRNKLSTETICGLLHTKRLMTSSACYSFNIDRPLIRRMDDWHKDNHECN, encoded by the coding sequence ATGCCTAGCATTGCTATCTCTTCACAGGTTAAAGAAGCTGAAGTAAGAATGGCTATGTTTGTCGCCGAGCACAACCTGCCCTTTACGGTCATGGACCATCTGCCAAAGCTCGTGAAAAAAATTTGCCCGGACTCGGATATTGCAAAGCAGATTGCCTGCAGTAGAACAAAAACATCAGTGATAACGAAGGTTGTGACAGGCGAGGAGAGCAAATCGCGGCTGTGGAGGCTACTTCGAGAAAAGAAATTTTCAGTCATGGTTGACGAGTCAACGGACGTCAGCTGCCACAAGCACTTGTGTGTTGTTACAAGGGTTTTCGAAAAAGATAAAGTGACTGATGCTTTCTTTGATCTCATCCCTGTGACGGATGTGAGTGCCACTGGCCTTTATAGTGCCCTTACTGGTACTTTTCAGAGAGCGCGTGTTCCTTATAAAGACAATCTAGTTGGCTTTGCTGCAGACGGCGCAAGTGTCATGATGGGTAGTAAACATTCTGTGATGGTACTGCTGAAGAAGGAGATTCCCGGCTTGTTCATTCTTAAGTGCACGTGTCATTCCTTTCACTTGTGCGCATCGTACGCTTGCTCGAAACTTCCACGTGTTGTTGAAGATCTCGTACGGGACGTCTACAGTTACTTCAACTCAAGTCCTAAAAGAGGGGGCACGTtgaagaaatttcaggctcttcTTGAACTGAAACCGCACAAGCTTCTTCATCCAAGTCAAACAAGGTGGCTCTCATTGCTTGCTGCAGTCGACCGCTTTCTAGAGCAGTATGATGCCCTAGAGGCATATTTTGCATCTGCGGTTTCTACAGACAGGCTTTTGGCATCGGAAACAATCTACCAGAGACTGCAAGATcctctgaacaagttgtttttgATGTTCCTCAGCTTCGTTCTACCTCTCTTTAACAATTTGAACAAGCAAATGCAAAGTGATCCTCCACAGTTGCACAAGCTCTTGAGAAGTGCGGATGCCTGCGTGAGGACAATTATGGATTGTTATCTCAAGCGGTCCTGCACACAGGGAGTTGAGGTGGCAAAAGTTGAATTCAAGAACCCCAAATGTTTTGTGTCTTTGGAAGACATGTACGTCGGCGGTCAAGCAACTGCATTATTGTCATCCAGAGAATGTTCAGTTACCACTGAGCAACGTCAGTTCTTCCGCTTAAGGTGCCTTGATTTTTTCATTGAGAGTGTCGACCAAGTTCTGAAGCGTATCCCCTTTCAAGAGCCGGTTTTAAAACATCTGGAACTCCTAGATCCTACTGTGTCCATGACGGGGAAGGCAGCGTCTCTTGCACCATTGGCACAAGCCTTTCCGAATTTAGTCTCCGGCAAAGCCTTGCAATCTTTGGATACCGAATGGCGATATTTAAGGAACGCTGATATCCCGACAAGCGAAGATACCTCGTTGCACGAGTTCTGGGCAGTCGTGTTTACTCAGAAACATTGTGATGGAAGCGCCGCTTTTTCTGCATTGACCGAGTTTGTGACAGCTATGCTGTGCTTGCCACATTCTAGTGCAGCAGTTGAGCGGGTATTTTCGGCTGTAAACAACCTGAAGACAAAACTGCGGAACAAGCTTAGTACGGAGACTATCTGTGGCCTTCTTCACACGAAACGCCTCATGACGTCTTCAGCATGTTACAGCTTCAACATTGACAGGCCACTGATAAGGAGAATGGACGACTGGCACAAGGATAATCATGAGTGCAATTAA